Proteins found in one Pirellulales bacterium genomic segment:
- a CDS encoding ABC transporter ATP-binding protein, whose amino-acid sequence MIDVVDFHKAFADHVEVGGISFCVEPGQLLAIIGPNGAGKTTTMRAIAGIIPASRGRLSIAGYDVETAAIAAKSRLAFVPDEAPLFHDLTVEEHLSFYASIYAVRDGRKKAIGLLDEFELTAKLRTPASDLSRGMRQKLAICCAYLHDPQAILFDEPLTGLDPQGIRVFKRSLQERAARGAAVMISSHMLAMVEDLCTHVLILTGGVQRFFGPVGELRASFDSVDAAARLEDIFFAATTPC is encoded by the coding sequence GTGATCGACGTTGTTGATTTCCACAAGGCGTTCGCCGACCACGTGGAGGTAGGCGGCATTTCCTTTTGCGTCGAGCCAGGCCAGTTGCTGGCCATTATCGGGCCGAACGGCGCGGGGAAAACAACGACGATGCGGGCCATCGCCGGCATCATTCCGGCCAGCCGGGGTAGGTTGTCGATTGCCGGATACGATGTCGAAACCGCAGCCATCGCCGCCAAATCGCGACTGGCCTTTGTGCCGGACGAAGCGCCGCTATTTCATGATCTGACAGTCGAAGAGCACCTATCCTTCTACGCCAGCATCTATGCGGTCCGCGACGGACGCAAGAAGGCGATCGGGTTGCTCGACGAGTTTGAGCTCACCGCCAAGCTTCGCACGCCCGCCAGCGATCTGTCGCGGGGCATGCGGCAAAAGCTCGCCATCTGCTGCGCCTATCTACACGATCCGCAAGCGATCCTCTTCGACGAGCCGCTGACGGGGCTCGATCCGCAGGGAATTCGCGTTTTCAAACGGTCCCTGCAAGAACGGGCCGCGCGGGGCGCAGCCGTGATGATCAGTTCGCACATGTTGGCGATGGTCGAGGACCTGTGTACGCACGTCTTGATCCTGACCGGAGGCGTACAGCGCTTCTTCGGTCCGGTCGGCGAATTGCGCGCGAGTTTCGACAGCGTTGACGCGGCCGCGCGTCTGGAAGACATTTTTTTCGCTGCTACCACGCCATGCTGA